From the genome of Sphingobacterium sp. UGAL515B_05:
TGATTATTCCATTTTTTTGGATGAGGAGACAGACACTCTATTTGCTGTTCAATATTTAGCAGGACATTCGTCACAAGAGTTGGGTAAGGAAGCTATTGTTCAGCAATGGTGGGATTATATGTATGATATCATGGAAGTACATGCCGATCATTCTCCAGTATCGGTCAGTTTGAAAAAAGTATTTCACATGGATTAGGCCAATTGTAACATGAAGAAAATTTATATATCATTAGTGCTTGCCTGTAATCTGTTGGCTGTCGGTCGAACGATGGCGCAGGATTTATGGCCAGCAGTTACCAAAGAAATGAGGCCTTGGACGCGTTGGTGGTGGCTCGGTTCGGCTGTGGACCGACCTAATCTCGAACGCGAATTAACCTTATTTGAAAAAAGTGGTTTTGGTGGAGTTGAGGTAACACCTATTTATGGCGCTAAGGGATTTGAATCCAGCTACCTGAACTTTCTTTCACCACAATGGATGAATATGTTGGGGGTAACAACGGATAAGGCCAATGCCTTGGGCATGGGAGTGGATATTAATTTGGGAACTGGTTGGCCATTTGGGGGACCTCAAATCAAAGAAAAGGATGCCGCTACCAAATTGATCCTAGATGAATTTGAATTAAAAAAAGGTGAAAAAGTCACCTTTCCCTTAAAGCCTAAGGATCCTAAACAACATTATTTCTTTTTGCAGGCATTACGGGCATTTAGAACCGACAATAGCGAGATTAATCTGGATGATCATATTTCAAAGACTGCTGGAACATGGGAAGCCCCTACCGATATTCATTTAATAGCTGTCTTTTCTGGTAGAACAGGACAGAAAGTCAAACGTGCCGCTCCGGGCGGAGAAGGATATACGTTGGATCACCTGGGGAAGCGTTCTGTCGCATCTTATTTCAATAGATTTGCCGAAGCTTTTCAGGACAAACCATTGCATGTACGTGCTTTTTTTAACGATAGCTACGAAGTATACGGTGCGAATTGGACGGATGAATTTTTGCAATCATTCGACCGGATAAAGGAATATAGGTTACAGGATCATCTCCTGGATTTTGTAGGTAAGGGAAAGAATGAAGCTAAAACAGCAGGCCTTAAATCGGATTATCGTGAAGTTGTGAATATACTGCTTGCCCAGAATTTTTTGACCCCATTTACGGATTTTGCCCATCGTTTTAGCGCAGTCTCAAAAAATCAAGCCCATGGATCTCCAGGAAATCTGATTGATTTGTATGCGGATACAGATATTGCGGAGTGTGAAACCTTTGGATCCAGTAGTTTTGGTATTCCCGGATTAAGACGGGATACTGCTGATATCCGTAATGTGGATCCAGACCCCATGATGGCGAAATTTGCGACGTCGGCGACAAATGTATACGGTAAAAAATATACTTCTTCGGAAACATTCACCTGGCTGACCGAACATTTTAAAACTTCTTTGTCACAAACGAAACCAGAAGTCGAACAACTATTCCTTGCTGGAGTGAATCATGTATTCTATCATGGGACAACCTATTCGCCGAAAAATGTACCTTTTCCAGGATGGTTGTTCTATGCTTCCGTTAATTTTGTTCCACAAAATTCGTTCTGGGACCACCTTACCGGTTTGAATCAATATATTACACGTGTGCAATCTATCTTGCAATCTACGCGTGCTGACAACGAACTGCTGGTATATTGGCCCATTTATGATATTTGGAATAATGCCAAGGGAATGGATAAGGCATTAAAGGTTCATGATGTCGACGAGTGGTTACATCCGACGCAATTTTATAAACAAAGTGTTCAGCTGCAGAAACGGGGCTATAGCTTTGATTTTGCAACAGATAAAATTCTGG
Proteins encoded in this window:
- the rhaM gene encoding L-rhamnose mutarotase — encoded protein: MEKIAFKMKLKPGMSAEYKRRHDAIWPELITLLRENGVSDYSIFLDEETDTLFAVQYLAGHSSQELGKEAIVQQWWDYMYDIMEVHADHSPVSVSLKKVFHMD
- a CDS encoding glycosyl hydrolase, with amino-acid sequence MKKIYISLVLACNLLAVGRTMAQDLWPAVTKEMRPWTRWWWLGSAVDRPNLERELTLFEKSGFGGVEVTPIYGAKGFESSYLNFLSPQWMNMLGVTTDKANALGMGVDINLGTGWPFGGPQIKEKDAATKLILDEFELKKGEKVTFPLKPKDPKQHYFFLQALRAFRTDNSEINLDDHISKTAGTWEAPTDIHLIAVFSGRTGQKVKRAAPGGEGYTLDHLGKRSVASYFNRFAEAFQDKPLHVRAFFNDSYEVYGANWTDEFLQSFDRIKEYRLQDHLLDFVGKGKNEAKTAGLKSDYREVVNILLAQNFLTPFTDFAHRFSAVSKNQAHGSPGNLIDLYADTDIAECETFGSSSFGIPGLRRDTADIRNVDPDPMMAKFATSATNVYGKKYTSSETFTWLTEHFKTSLSQTKPEVEQLFLAGVNHVFYHGTTYSPKNVPFPGWLFYASVNFVPQNSFWDHLTGLNQYITRVQSILQSTRADNELLVYWPIYDIWNNAKGMDKALKVHDVDEWLHPTQFYKQSVQLQKRGYSFDFATDKILAGTTVNDGKLQTSKDAIPYRAIYIPACHYFSEVTLQKILEMANQGATVIFQQLPQEIPGYSQLEERRTLFNKLIASLGFEKDKANQYTAFGRGKIYLTTDVNSALETEEIAAERINQTGLKFSRRAAGKDTYYYLVNHSGQTIDRSITLNAQASHYSLLDPQTGQTYQLPSANGKIRVQIPSGYSWIVLASAQQAGEPFRYQDELNQVAQLDRDWKVSFMAGGPVLPKAKKLDQLSSWTDWGDQDAVNFSGTGAYETTISINKDQSKSYLLKLGRVAESAKVYVNGKEAGVLWSIPFQLDITTLLVNGENKIRIEVANLMANRISYLDRKKVAWRNYHEINFVNINYKDFDASGWKPMESGLIGPVTIWSY